From Enterococcus mediterraneensis, the proteins below share one genomic window:
- a CDS encoding DsrE family protein, whose product MKAVFHIDEMAKWPQVKQNILNLIAGNYNTTIVLTINGAAIKGLLEQENQEFFENPEVIFHACNNSLRGNDIDPSLLPKTVKIVPTGVYDLIQLQHNGYAYIKP is encoded by the coding sequence ATGAAAGCTGTTTTTCATATCGACGAAATGGCAAAATGGCCCCAAGTAAAACAAAATATCTTAAATCTGATTGCCGGTAATTACAATACCACCATCGTCTTGACCATAAACGGTGCGGCAATCAAAGGCCTTTTAGAACAGGAAAATCAAGAATTCTTTGAAAATCCTGAAGTTATTTTCCACGCTTGCAATAATTCACTGCGCGGCAATGATATCGATCCTTCATTACTGCCAAAAACAGTAAAAATCGTGCCTACTGGAGTGTACGATCTAATCCAGCTGCAGCATAACGGCTACGCTTATATCAAACCTTGA
- a CDS encoding DUF1002 domain-containing protein — MKLKKTLLAAGLLAGFTITAVNTSSAHAETSSSDTVINERWGKPTFVMGAALNSHQRAETMSILGIDNIDSVNVEVATGEDLVKYLGYGSGQDSVMFSSVVVNREDKGKGITVDIVTPENITLITADQYKNPLVTAGISDATIKVGSVVKVTGESALTGVYKAFAANGEKVDPERAQLAQEELDTTTDVADSIVKNANQENKTEQENLSDAEKEKADETYKTQLNQTLVDIKKELAELKEKQNELATKEDVEKIVNDALAKNNLDKYITQEDTQKLVSLAEKYQKIDGVLDEESIAQLDKISSDFKDTVNDLTDQLGDFGNKLKGTLEDNQGFFANLWQSIKDFFAGLFN, encoded by the coding sequence ATGAAACTGAAAAAAACACTACTTGCAGCTGGTTTATTGGCGGGATTTACGATTACCGCAGTCAATACATCATCTGCTCATGCGGAAACAAGTTCTTCTGATACAGTTATCAATGAACGTTGGGGGAAACCGACGTTTGTCATGGGGGCCGCGTTGAATAGCCACCAAAGAGCAGAAACGATGTCTATCTTGGGCATTGACAACATTGATAGTGTCAATGTAGAAGTCGCGACTGGCGAGGACCTTGTAAAATATCTCGGTTATGGCAGCGGACAAGACAGCGTAATGTTCAGTTCAGTGGTCGTTAATCGCGAAGATAAAGGAAAAGGGATCACAGTAGATATCGTTACTCCTGAGAACATCACGCTGATCACGGCCGACCAGTATAAAAATCCTCTGGTTACTGCGGGGATCTCTGATGCAACGATCAAAGTAGGCAGCGTGGTCAAAGTAACCGGCGAAAGTGCATTGACAGGTGTCTATAAAGCATTTGCTGCTAATGGAGAAAAAGTCGATCCTGAGCGGGCACAATTAGCTCAAGAAGAGTTGGATACCACAACGGATGTGGCTGATTCTATCGTTAAAAACGCCAATCAAGAAAACAAAACGGAACAAGAAAATCTAAGCGATGCTGAAAAAGAAAAAGCTGATGAAACGTATAAAACACAATTGAATCAAACACTGGTGGATATCAAAAAAGAACTGGCGGAGCTGAAAGAAAAACAAAATGAATTAGCTACAAAAGAAGATGTGGAAAAAATCGTCAATGATGCGTTAGCTAAAAACAATTTAGATAAATATATCACTCAAGAAGATACTCAAAAACTGGTCTCTTTAGCAGAAAAATATCAAAAAATCGATGGCGTGCTTGATGAAGAATCTATTGCTCAATTGGATAAGATCAGCAGTGACTTTAAAGATACAGTCAATGATCTGACGGATCAGCTGGGAGATTTTGGCAATAAATTAAAAGGGACATTAGAAGATAATCAAGGTTTCTTTGCAAATCTTTGGCAAAGTATCAAAGACTTTTTTGCGGGATTATTTAATTAA
- a CDS encoding viral A-type inclusion protein: MEAEEKKQSSETDQASFDAIKEVASKNITQMLHDLQAFETAITEERIPEIYRIYNGRLHEELKKTSNAHHEIDQLLVQKIHDNFMERFPFMVHLEKISETINYYKIGEYYRERATIGIDASIPEIFVIPAVDREWARFNEKEDIVESIERQMDELSAKEIAAQSEIAKLDEKIKELKQKETAIENTKGFFNRGKVDEELAEINDQREKLEAKKAEWLPFVENQSRAGQEKEYLQQEHVRMRLKRAIVGKEFRLIDRYFGSMEEMRRQLKDFLDNYLEGADTDE; the protein is encoded by the coding sequence ATGGAAGCAGAAGAGAAAAAACAATCGAGTGAAACGGATCAAGCGTCTTTTGATGCTATCAAAGAAGTGGCTTCTAAGAATATCACTCAAATGCTTCATGACCTTCAGGCGTTTGAAACAGCGATCACAGAGGAACGGATCCCTGAGATTTATCGTATCTATAATGGACGCTTGCATGAAGAGCTCAAAAAAACTTCAAATGCACATCATGAGATCGATCAGCTCTTAGTCCAAAAAATCCACGATAATTTTATGGAACGGTTCCCTTTTATGGTCCATTTGGAAAAGATATCTGAAACGATCAACTACTATAAAATCGGAGAATACTATCGTGAACGAGCAACGATCGGGATCGATGCCAGCATCCCTGAGATTTTTGTGATACCGGCTGTTGACCGGGAATGGGCGCGATTCAACGAGAAAGAAGACATTGTGGAATCCATTGAACGTCAGATGGATGAGCTGTCAGCCAAAGAAATAGCGGCTCAATCAGAGATCGCCAAATTAGATGAAAAAATCAAAGAATTGAAACAAAAAGAGACAGCGATCGAAAATACCAAGGGCTTTTTCAATCGTGGAAAAGTGGATGAAGAGCTGGCGGAAATCAATGATCAGCGGGAGAAATTAGAAGCGAAGAAGGCTGAATGGCTGCCGTTTGTTGAAAATCAGTCAAGAGCTGGCCAAGAAAAGGAATACCTGCAGCAAGAACATGTTCGCATGCGTTTAAAACGTGCCATTGTCGGAAAAGAGTTTCGCTTGATCGACCGCTACTTTGGCAGTATGGAAGAGATGCGGCGACAGTTGAAGGATTTCTTGGATAATTATTTGGAAGGAGCGGAT